From the Primulina tabacum isolate GXHZ01 chromosome 3, ASM2559414v2, whole genome shotgun sequence genome, one window contains:
- the LOC142538831 gene encoding protein SENESCENCE-ASSOCIATED GENE 21, mitochondrial translates to MARSFSTAKSVSAFVTNNISSAITWRGYAAASQGTGVSNIGASPNVMLKKGSEEPSKISWVPDPVTGYYRPENQAKDVDAAELRAMLIKDKTRRD, encoded by the exons ATGGCTCGCTCTTTCTCCACCGCTAAGAGTGTCTCTGCTTTCGTCACCAACAATATCTCATCGGCAATCACCtg GAGGGGATACGCTGCGGCGTCGCAGGGTACCGGCGTCTCCAACATCGGGGCCAGTCCGAACGTGATGTTGAAGAAAGGATCCGAGGAACCGAGCAAGATCTCATGGGTGCCTGACCCGGTGACCGGGTATTACCGACCCGAGAACCAGGCGAAGGATGTGGACGCGGCCGAGTTGCGCGCGATGCTCATCAAGGACAAAACCAGACGAGACTGA